In a single window of the Zea mays cultivar B73 chromosome 5, Zm-B73-REFERENCE-NAM-5.0, whole genome shotgun sequence genome:
- the LOC100279510 gene encoding Transport inhibitor response 1-like protein: MTVSDDDLALVATSFPCFRDLSLVCCDGFSTLGLAVVAERCRHLRVLDLIEDYVEDDEDELVDWISKFPECNTSLESLVFDCVSVPFNFEALEALVARSPALRQLRVNHHVSVEQLRRLMARAPQLTHFGTGAFRSEGAPGGGLAVTELATSFAASRSLICLSGFREVDPEYLPAIYPVCAKLTSLNFSFASLTAAELKPVIRNCTNLRTFWVLDTVGDEGLRAVADACSDLRELRVFPLDASEDSEGSVSDVGLEAISKGCRKLESILYFCQRMTNAAVIDMSKNCPELVVFRLCIMGRHRPDRVTGEPMDEGFGAIVMNCKKLTRLSVSGLLTDKAFAHIGKHGKLIKTLSVAFAGNSDMSLQYVFEGCTKLQKLEVRDSPFSDRGLLSGLDYFYNMRFLWMNSCRLTMRGCRDVARQMQNLVVEVIKDHSEDEGEGETVDKLYLYRSLAGPRDDAPPFVTLL, translated from the exons atgaccgtctccgacgacgacctCGCGCTCGTCGCCACCTCCTTCCCCTGCTTCAGGGACCTCTCCCTCGTGTGCTGCGACGGCTTCAGCACGCTCGGGCTCGCCGTCGTCGCCGAGCGCTGCCG GCATCTTCGTGTGCTGGATCTGATTGAAGACTACGTCGAGGATGATGAGGACGAGCTGGTGGATTGGATCTCCAAGTTCCCAGAGTGCAACACCTCTCTGGAGTCGCTTGTCTTCGACTGTGTCAGCGTCCCGTTCAACTTTGAGGCCCTGGAGGCACTTGTCGCACGCTCACCGGCTCTGCGCCAGTTGCGTGTGAACCACCATGTGTCAGTAGAGCAGCTGCGCCGTCTCATGGCAAGAGCACCCCAGCTCACGCACTTTGGAACCGGTGCATTCCGATCTGAGGGCGCCCCTGGTGGGGGTTTGGCTGTGACTGAGCTTGCTACATCTTTTGCTGCATCCAGGTCTCTCATTTGTCTATCAGGTTTCCGGGAGGTCGATCCAGAATACCTCCCAGCGATCTACCCTGTCTGTGCCAAGCTCACGTCACTAAACTTCAGCTTTGCAAGCCTAACCGCTGCGGAACTCAAGCCAGTTATTCGCAACTGCACCAATCTTCGCACTTTTTGG GTCCTTGATACTGTTGGCGATGAAGGCCTACGTGCTGTGGCTGATGCATGCTCTGATCTCCGTGAGCTGAGAGTTTTTCCTTTGGATGCCTCTGAGGATTCTGAGGGTTCGGTCTCAGATGTCGGTCTTGAGGCAATCTCAAAAGGCTGCCGGAAGCTAGAATCAATCCTCTACTTTTGCCAGCGGATGACAAATGCAGCAGTAATTGATATGTCGAAGAACTGTCCCGAGCTTGTAGTGTTCCGCCTCTGCATTATGGGCCGCCACCGCCCTGACCGGGTCACCGGGGAGCCCATGGACGAAGGTTTTGGCGCAATTGTGATGAACTGCAAGAAACTCACCAGGCTTTCGGTCTCTGGCCTGCTTACCGATAAAGCCTTTGCGCACATTGGAAAACATGGGAAGCTAATAAAGACCCTCTCCGTCGCCTTCGCCGGGAACAGTGACATGTCCCTCCAGTATGTATTCGAGGGGTGCACCAAGTTGCAGAAGCTTGAGGTCAGAGACAGCCCTTTCAGTGACAGGGGGCTGCTCTCCGGACTGGACTACTTCTACAACATGAGGTTCCTATGGATGAACTCATGCAGGCTGACGATGAGGGGCTGTAGAGATGTAGCTCGGCAGATGCAAAATCTGGTGGTCGAAGTAATTAAGGACCACTCCGAAGATGAAGGGGAGGGGGAGACCGTTGACAAGCTGTACTTGTATCGGTCGCTGGCAGGACCGAGGGATGATGCTCCGCCATTTGTTACCCTCTTGTAG
- the LOC732735 gene encoding cyclin-D3-1 isoform X1 produces MVPGYDCAASVLLCAEDNAAVLGLDDESSWAAAATPPRDTVVAAAAAGVAVDGFLTEFPLLSDDCVAALVEKEVEHMPAEGYLQKLQRRHGDLDLAAVRKDAVDWIWKVIEHYSFAPLTAVLSVNYLDRFLSTYDFPEGRAWMTQLLAVACLSLASKIEETFVPLPLDLQVAEAKFVFEGRTIKRMELLVLRTLKWRMHAVTACSFVEYFLHKLSDHGAPSLLARSRSSDLVLSTAKGAEFVVFRPSEIAASVALAAIGECSSSVIERAATSCNYLDKERVLRCHEMIQEKIAVGSIVLKSAGSSISSVPRSPIGVLDAAACLSQQSDDATVGSPAVCYHSSSTSKRRRITRRLL; encoded by the exons ATGGTGCCTGGCTATGACTGCGCCGCCTCCGTGCTGCTGTGCGCGGAGGACAACGCTGCTGTTCTCGGCCTGGACGACGAGTCCTCTTGGGCGGCCGCAGCTACGCCGCCACGCGAcaccgtcgtcgccgccgccgccgccggggttGCCGTCGACGGGTTCTTGACGGAGTTCCCCTTGCTCTCGGATGACTGCGTTGCGGCGCTCGTGGAGAAGGAGGTGGAGCACATGCCCGCGGAGGGGTACCTCCAGAAGCTGCAGCGACGGCATGGGGACCTGGATTTGGCCGCCGTCAGGAAGGATGCCGTCGACTGGATTTGGAAG GTCATTGAACATTACAGTTTCGCACCGTTGACTGCAGTTCTGTCTGTGAACTACCTCGATAGATTCCTCTCCACCTATGACTTTCCT GAAGGCAGAGCTTGGATGACTCAGCTCTTAGCAGTGGCATGCTTGTCTTTGGCTTCGAAAATAGAAGAGACTTTTGTGCCACTCCCTTTGGATTTGCAG GTAGCCGAGGCAAAGTTTGTTTTTGAGGGAAGGACCATTAAAAGGATGGAGCTTCTGGTGCTACGCACCTTAAAGTGGAGGATGCATGCTGTTACTGCTTGTTCATTTGTTGAATACTTTCTTCATAAATTGAGTGACCATGGTGCACCCTCCTTGCTTGCGCGCTCTCGCTCTTCCGACCTTGTCTTGAGCACTGCTAAAG GTGCTGAATTCGTGGTATTCAGACCCTCAGAGATTGCTGCCAGTGTTGCTCTTGCGGCGATCGGGGAATGCAGCAGTTCTGTAATTGAGAGAGCTGCTACTAGCTGCAACTATTTGGACAAG GAGAGGGTTTTAAGATGTCATGAAATGATTCAAGAGAAGATTGCTGTGGGAAGCATTGTCCTAAAGTCTGCTGGATCATCAATTTCCTCTGTGCCACGAAGCCCCATAGGCGTCCTGGATGCCGCTGCCTGTCTGAGTCAACAAAGCGATGATGCTACTGTTGGATCTCCTGCAGTATGCTACCATAGTTCTTCCACGAGCAAGAGAAGAAGGATCACTAGACGTCTACTCTAG